In Porites lutea chromosome 1, jaPorLute2.1, whole genome shotgun sequence, a single genomic region encodes these proteins:
- the LOC140928500 gene encoding uncharacterized protein, whose product MAPIQVTKKNEAKVWDILYGEDKQKRVRYKFAVGDRVRISKVKRMFEKSYLPNFTEEIFTIYKRMTRRVPVYKVKDDAGEILEGTFYEPELQKIVKNDDVYRVEKTLRKRKRNGAVEYLVKWKGYEDPKFNSWVSERDISKL is encoded by the coding sequence ATGGCCCCTATTCAAGTAACTAAAAAGAATGAGGCTAAAGTATGGGATATCTTATACGGTGAAGATAAGCAGAAGCGTGTGCGATATAAATTTGCTGTGGGTGATCGCGTGAGGATAAGTAAAGTAAAGCGAATGTTTGAAAAATCATACCTTCCTAATTTTACAGAAGAAATTTTTACTATCTACAAACGAATGACACGTCGAGTACCTGTCTATAAAGTTAAGGATGATGCGGGGGAAATTTTAGAGGGAACCTTTTATGAACCAGAATTGCAAAAAATAGTTAAGAATGACGATGTTTATCGCGTAGAAAAAACCTTGCGTAAGAGAAAGCGAAATGGTGCAGTGGAATATCTTGTGAAATGGAAAGGTTATGAAGATCCTAAATTTAACTCTTGGGTGTCTGAAAGAGACATTTCAAAATTGTAA